From a region of the Rhipicephalus microplus isolate Deutch F79 chromosome X, USDA_Rmic, whole genome shotgun sequence genome:
- the LOC142776662 gene encoding uncharacterized protein LOC142776662 isoform X1, producing the protein MSTRCLLCWPFWQFRRLYRKRRPRRLSSSLFLRASATTLTDDVFDFTVHCFPRLKEAPHGEGSEQTMPLLLQILRIQLGIRQQQREVLQEVRQLKHKRKHLLQIGGRGLREIGVNAMKAVLAHDVQVLYSLHGRKGKRAFVNLRLCILVTDVICQKAGCDQAEALNFIKRWLPGSGDRCGGRKRRFREAFVVEQPDDPHSQSADYRLLAAAGFLPSHSSQGLDSTTVTVPPTQPDLQ; encoded by the exons atgtcaacccgatgccttttgtgttggccgttctggcaattccgccgactttatagaaagagacgaccccgtcgcttgtcctcttctcttttccttcgggcatcagcgacaacattgacggacgacgtgttcgacttcaccgtgcac tgctttccaaggctcaaggaggcaccgcacggggaaggctcggagcaaaccatgc ctctattgctacagatcctgcggatccaacttggcatccggcagcaacaaagagaggttctgcaggaggtgcgacagctgaagcacaag cgcaagcacctcctgcagattgggggacgtggccttcgagaaattggtgtgaatgccatgaaggctgtattggcacatgacgtgcaagtgctgtacagccttcatggcagaaaagggaaaagggcctttgtgaacctgaggctctgtatattagtgacag atgtcatctgccaaaaagcagggtgcgaccaggcggaggccctcaactttattaagaggtggctgccagggtctggtgatcgctgtgggggcaggaagcggcgcttcagagaagcatttgttgtggagcagcccgatgatccccactctcagagtgcagattatcggctgcttgcggcagctggcttcctgcccagccacagcagccagggccttgacagcaccactgtcactgtgcccccaacgcaacctgacctgcagtag
- the LOC142776662 gene encoding uncharacterized protein LOC142776662 isoform X2: MPLLLQILRIQLGIRQQQREVLQEVRQLKHKRKHLLQIGGRGLREIGVNAMKAVLAHDVQVLYSLHGRKGKRAFVNLRLCILVTDVICQKAGCDQAEALNFIKRWLPGSGDRCGGRKRRFREAFVVEQPDDPHSQSADYRLLAAAGFLPSHSSQGLDSTTVTVPPTQPDLQ; the protein is encoded by the exons atgc ctctattgctacagatcctgcggatccaacttggcatccggcagcaacaaagagaggttctgcaggaggtgcgacagctgaagcacaag cgcaagcacctcctgcagattgggggacgtggccttcgagaaattggtgtgaatgccatgaaggctgtattggcacatgacgtgcaagtgctgtacagccttcatggcagaaaagggaaaagggcctttgtgaacctgaggctctgtatattagtgacag atgtcatctgccaaaaagcagggtgcgaccaggcggaggccctcaactttattaagaggtggctgccagggtctggtgatcgctgtgggggcaggaagcggcgcttcagagaagcatttgttgtggagcagcccgatgatccccactctcagagtgcagattatcggctgcttgcggcagctggcttcctgcccagccacagcagccagggccttgacagcaccactgtcactgtgcccccaacgcaacctgacctgcagtag